Proteins encoded together in one Candidatus Margulisiibacteriota bacterium window:
- a CDS encoding DUF3536 domain-containing protein has product MPKYITIHGHFYQPPRENPYLGKIEMQESAYPNHDWNERINEQCYRPNTCSRVLNERGKILDVINNYEYLSFNIGPTLMNWLAENDKDTYSKIVEADEKSKEKNHGHGNAIAQVYNHLIMPLAPYRDKVTQVRWGIEDFKKHFGREPEGLWLAETAINMETAKVLVENNIKFTILSPFQAEKTRNFFSNTWLDVSGGTIDPTQPYRLFVDEEKTKYLDIFFYDAPISTAVSFEHILRDSRVFADRLNLAALSKEERPTLINIATDGESYGHHEPFGDMCLAYFFKYLVHEYRFRIINYGHFLELYPPISEVVLKTGKDNLGTAWSCSHGVGRWKEDCGCSTYAAPGWNQKWRSPLLKGLETLRDRLWEIYLRHTQSIFHDPLEARHDYYRLFKGLVTRDEYFKKHLKKKNIDEQKMVGILNLLESQRNSQLMFTSCGWFFADISGIETVQIIKYANMAIKHAQTYSDHELENELLNCLKLAYSNVGPDYNGDSIYNKWIKPYELDAYKATNQYMIEGELFHQFKPRQVYLFDIKTEQVARFEQDGVYYILANLDATHTLTGDHKQFSVILQNHEKNYRLFISEKIYQDLAEIMGLFHKKSAKKEELISRYFPILKTMNDLNFEASSSIMSFLWEKKYNQLIHSLDLIFVTFRDLIMSTVYMGGFLPHEIKSIMEIIMSARYLEEIKKIDVYKQENVVGVTDVINMSKKMNLNLNKNRAKAYLEETLNHQLKALAESLKKEDIEKAIQFIAILDYMDITLNKTVSENIAFKLYQDLKNNSYPKITKVGKEVATLALMLNIAEHV; this is encoded by the coding sequence GTGCCTAAATATATAACGATCCACGGACATTTTTACCAGCCTCCGCGCGAAAATCCCTATCTGGGAAAAATAGAGATGCAGGAAAGCGCCTATCCCAACCATGACTGGAATGAGCGGATAAATGAGCAGTGTTATCGACCCAACACCTGTTCCAGAGTACTGAACGAGCGTGGCAAAATTTTGGACGTTATTAATAATTATGAATATTTGAGCTTTAATATCGGGCCGACACTTATGAACTGGCTAGCCGAGAATGATAAAGACACCTATAGCAAAATTGTCGAAGCAGATGAAAAAAGCAAGGAAAAAAATCACGGACATGGCAATGCTATTGCCCAGGTATACAACCACCTGATCATGCCTCTGGCTCCCTACAGGGACAAAGTTACACAAGTTCGTTGGGGAATTGAGGATTTCAAAAAACATTTCGGCCGTGAGCCTGAAGGTTTATGGCTGGCTGAAACCGCTATTAATATGGAGACCGCGAAAGTTCTTGTGGAGAATAATATAAAATTTACCATACTTTCTCCTTTTCAGGCTGAAAAAACCCGCAACTTTTTTTCCAATACCTGGCTGGATGTATCAGGCGGCACTATTGACCCAACTCAGCCTTATCGTCTTTTTGTGGACGAGGAGAAAACCAAATATCTGGATATCTTTTTTTATGACGCGCCAATTTCCACAGCTGTAAGTTTTGAGCATATACTGCGAGACTCCAGGGTTTTCGCGGACCGATTGAACCTGGCCGCGTTATCCAAAGAGGAACGGCCTACTTTAATCAATATTGCCACAGATGGGGAAAGTTACGGGCATCATGAACCTTTCGGCGATATGTGTCTGGCTTATTTTTTCAAATATCTGGTTCATGAATACAGGTTTCGCATCATTAACTATGGTCATTTTTTGGAATTGTACCCGCCTATCTCTGAAGTTGTTTTAAAAACCGGCAAGGATAATCTGGGCACGGCCTGGAGTTGCTCGCATGGTGTGGGCCGCTGGAAAGAAGACTGCGGTTGTTCCACTTATGCCGCGCCCGGTTGGAACCAGAAGTGGCGTTCACCTTTGCTTAAAGGATTGGAAACATTACGCGACAGGTTGTGGGAAATTTATCTGCGTCACACCCAGAGTATATTCCATGATCCGCTGGAAGCCCGGCATGATTATTATCGTTTATTCAAGGGATTAGTTACCAGAGATGAATATTTCAAGAAGCATTTGAAAAAAAAGAATATAGATGAACAAAAAATGGTGGGCATATTAAACCTGCTGGAAAGTCAGCGTAACAGTCAGCTTATGTTTACCAGCTGCGGATGGTTTTTCGCGGATATTTCAGGCATAGAAACAGTACAAATTATCAAATATGCCAATATGGCCATCAAGCATGCCCAGACATATTCCGATCATGAACTGGAAAATGAATTGTTAAACTGCCTGAAGCTGGCTTACAGTAATGTCGGGCCGGATTACAATGGCGACAGCATCTATAATAAATGGATCAAACCGTATGAGTTGGATGCCTATAAAGCTACGAACCAGTACATGATAGAAGGCGAACTGTTCCACCAGTTTAAACCCAGACAGGTCTATCTTTTTGACATTAAAACAGAGCAAGTAGCTCGCTTTGAGCAGGATGGCGTTTATTATATCCTGGCTAATCTGGACGCTACGCACACTCTTACCGGCGACCACAAGCAGTTTTCTGTAATCCTGCAAAATCATGAAAAAAATTACAGGCTTTTTATCAGTGAGAAAATTTATCAGGACCTCGCGGAGATTATGGGCCTGTTCCATAAAAAATCCGCTAAAAAAGAAGAGTTGATCAGCCGGTATTTTCCAATCCTGAAAACCATGAATGATCTGAATTTTGAGGCAAGTTCCTCGATTATGAGCTTTTTATGGGAGAAAAAATATAATCAGCTTATTCATTCTCTGGACCTGATATTTGTTACCTTCCGGGACCTGATAATGTCTACAGTTTATATGGGTGGATTTTTACCGCATGAGATTAAATCCATCATGGAAATTATTATGAGCGCCAGATATCTGGAGGAAATAAAGAAAATTGATGTTTATAAGCAGGAAAACGTAGTGGGAGTGACAGATGTTATTAACATGAGCAAAAAAATGAACCTGAACCTTAATAAAAACAGGGCCAAGGCTTATCTGGAAGAAACCTTGAACCATCAACTCAAAGCTTTAGCTGAAAGTTTGAAAAAAGAAGATATTGAAAAAGCGATCCAGTTTATAGCGATACTGGATTATATGGATATTACACTGAATAAAACAGTTTCCGAGAATATTGCCTTCAAATTGTATCAGGACCTGAAAAATAATTCCTATCCGAAAATAACTAAAGTCGGCAAAGAAGTCGCAACGCTGGCCCTGATGCTGAATATAGCGGAGCATGTATAA
- a CDS encoding DNA translocase FtsK 4TM domain-containing protein codes for MAAKKNSPERFEQHSKDDLVKREIIGIITLALAVFLFLGNTYEQSTGIIGGFIFGTLFNIFIGHGKLILPYFIGITGLLILFGRDFTREKTTVPGIFYGYLVYLIYLEVESGRTFSAFQLLPIAEHAGGIIGYLFAFLLHKIVGFSGLKIVLIASVFIAMMLIFNVTLAEAIAVLMFSVKKVVDFIRAIIFYKRPSTEEAKENPKAVQAKTEEIQADIEKKKKVVEPKIIEEVVVKKKKAVEEEKELDLDRAQRIDKFDDDFELPDLKLLADITVPRDNIKKVEEEIKLTIRKLEETLESFKVNARVVATSQGPSVTRYEIQPGFGVKVSKIVGLADDIALNLAARGVRIEAPIPGKSVVGIEIPNNIMQMVTMLPLARDEKFLYSSSPLFIALGKDLEGKSTYIDLTKMPHLLVAGATGSGKSVCINSIVISLLLRNTPSTVRFIMIDPKKVELSVYDDIPHLIAPVVTDPKKAAVTLRWCVREMERRYEELATLGVRNIDGFNEKIDELHIQKEKMNEEQQKEFFIPQKHTYIVVIIDELADLMLAAASEVETSIARISQMARAVGIHLVIATQRPSVDVITGLIKANVPSRIAFAVSSQIDSRTILDSMGAEKLLGKGDMLYKPVGSMQPTRAQGVYISDKEVHSIVKFVKSQGKPEYLQEVVNLKAEDLEDLKKSAESGANGGDFDEFYNEAREIVIQSKVASISYIQRKLRIGYNRAARIMEQLEEAGIVSSADADGKNRKVIV; via the coding sequence ATGGCTGCTAAGAAAAATTCCCCCGAACGCTTTGAGCAGCATTCCAAGGATGATCTGGTAAAACGAGAAATAATCGGCATTATTACTCTGGCTTTGGCTGTATTTCTATTCCTGGGCAATACTTACGAACAATCTACCGGAATAATAGGCGGGTTTATATTCGGGACGTTATTTAACATTTTTATCGGTCATGGCAAGCTTATTCTGCCTTATTTTATAGGTATTACCGGATTGCTGATACTTTTTGGACGTGATTTTACCCGGGAGAAAACCACAGTGCCGGGTATTTTCTACGGCTATCTGGTTTATCTCATTTATCTGGAAGTCGAAAGCGGCAGAACATTCTCTGCCTTTCAATTATTGCCGATTGCTGAGCATGCCGGTGGAATTATCGGTTATTTATTCGCTTTTTTATTACACAAAATAGTAGGGTTTTCCGGGCTTAAAATTGTCCTCATTGCTTCGGTTTTCATTGCGATGATGCTTATTTTTAATGTAACTTTGGCTGAAGCCATAGCCGTGCTAATGTTTTCGGTTAAGAAAGTCGTGGATTTCATAAGAGCTATTATTTTTTACAAACGGCCGTCAACAGAAGAAGCGAAAGAAAACCCCAAAGCTGTCCAGGCCAAAACAGAAGAAATTCAGGCAGATATTGAAAAAAAGAAAAAAGTTGTGGAACCGAAAATTATTGAAGAAGTTGTCGTAAAAAAGAAAAAAGCTGTAGAGGAAGAAAAAGAACTTGATCTGGACAGGGCTCAGCGGATCGACAAATTTGATGATGATTTTGAGCTTCCGGACCTGAAACTTCTCGCTGATATTACCGTACCCAGAGACAACATCAAAAAAGTTGAAGAAGAAATCAAACTGACCATCAGAAAACTGGAAGAAACCCTGGAAAGTTTTAAGGTAAACGCCAGAGTAGTGGCCACGAGCCAGGGGCCGTCTGTAACCCGTTATGAAATTCAGCCGGGTTTCGGAGTTAAAGTCAGTAAGATTGTAGGTCTGGCTGATGATATAGCACTAAACCTGGCAGCGCGTGGAGTGAGGATTGAAGCGCCTATTCCAGGCAAGTCCGTGGTAGGAATTGAAATACCCAATAATATTATGCAGATGGTAACCATGCTGCCGCTGGCCAGAGATGAAAAGTTTTTATATTCTTCTTCACCTTTGTTTATAGCGCTGGGTAAAGATCTGGAAGGCAAGTCTACATATATTGACCTTACAAAAATGCCACATTTGCTGGTGGCCGGCGCTACCGGCTCCGGTAAGTCGGTATGTATCAATTCTATTGTCATAAGCTTGTTGTTACGCAACACACCGTCAACTGTACGCTTCATCATGATTGACCCCAAGAAGGTGGAACTCAGTGTTTATGATGATATCCCGCATCTTATAGCACCGGTGGTGACCGACCCCAAAAAAGCGGCTGTAACTTTACGCTGGTGTGTGCGCGAGATGGAAAGACGCTACGAGGAACTGGCCACGTTAGGTGTCAGGAATATTGACGGATTTAACGAAAAGATAGATGAACTGCATATTCAAAAAGAAAAGATGAACGAAGAACAACAGAAAGAATTTTTCATACCGCAGAAACATACTTATATAGTCGTTATCATCGATGAACTCGCGGACTTGATGCTGGCAGCCGCCTCGGAAGTGGAAACCAGCATTGCCCGCATTTCACAGATGGCCAGAGCAGTAGGTATACACTTGGTTATAGCCACGCAGCGTCCGTCAGTGGATGTTATCACCGGGCTGATTAAAGCCAATGTGCCGTCGCGAATAGCCTTTGCCGTATCCAGCCAGATAGACAGCCGCACCATACTGGATTCCATGGGCGCGGAAAAACTTCTGGGAAAAGGGGATATGCTCTATAAACCGGTGGGTTCTATGCAGCCGACAAGGGCTCAGGGAGTATATATTTCAGACAAGGAAGTTCATTCTATCGTCAAGTTTGTTAAGTCTCAAGGTAAACCTGAATATCTACAGGAAGTTGTAAACCTGAAAGCAGAGGACCTGGAAGATTTGAAGAAAAGCGCAGAGTCCGGTGCTAACGGCGGGGATTTCGACGAATTTTATAATGAAGCCAGGGAAATTGTGATACAAAGTAAAGTGGCTTCTATCTCTTATATTCAAAGAAAGCTGAGAATTGGGTATAATAGAGCAGCACGTATAATGGAACAGTTGGAGGAAGCGGGGATAGTTTCTTCGGCTGACGCGGATGGTAAGAACCGCAAAGTGATAGTTTAA
- the tgt gene encoding tRNA guanosine(34) transglycosylase Tgt, whose translation MSYTNDFTFKITKQSHKHKGRLGILHTPHGDIQTPVFMPVGTLGSVKAVLPEMLLAEGTEIILANTYHLFLRPGTEVLEKFQGLHNFMNWHKPILTDSGGFQVFSLSDLNKITDKGVIFKSHLDGSLMEFTPEKVVAIQQSIGADIIMPLDECLPHDADKKRTAVSIKRTFNWEKRCQRYMQENPGRHAQAMFGIIQGGMFPDLRAESAEQLLDLDFFGYSVGGLSVGEDKETLYSLSAETVQHIPVAKPRYLMGVGSPQDVEFAIKQGYDMFDCVLPTRIARHGAFFSKEGNLSIKKKEFEFDSQPLEVGCDCYTCANYSRAYLRHLWRNKEFNAMTLISIHNIRYLIKMIQGIKEQIINE comes from the coding sequence ATGAGTTACACTAACGATTTTACCTTTAAAATAACTAAACAAAGCCATAAACATAAGGGTCGGCTGGGAATCCTGCATACACCTCATGGTGATATACAGACACCTGTATTTATGCCGGTTGGGACGTTGGGCTCGGTAAAGGCTGTTCTACCGGAAATGCTGCTGGCAGAAGGTACGGAGATAATTCTGGCCAATACTTATCATCTTTTTTTAAGGCCCGGCACAGAAGTGCTGGAGAAATTTCAGGGACTGCACAATTTCATGAACTGGCACAAGCCTATACTCACGGATAGCGGAGGTTTTCAGGTGTTCAGTCTCAGTGATTTAAATAAAATTACAGACAAGGGAGTTATTTTCAAGTCGCATCTGGATGGTTCCTTAATGGAATTTACGCCGGAAAAGGTGGTCGCCATTCAACAGAGCATTGGTGCGGATATTATCATGCCGCTGGACGAGTGTCTGCCGCATGATGCTGATAAAAAAAGAACCGCTGTTTCTATCAAACGGACTTTCAACTGGGAAAAACGTTGTCAGCGCTATATGCAAGAAAATCCGGGTCGACACGCTCAAGCCATGTTTGGTATAATCCAGGGTGGCATGTTCCCTGACTTGAGAGCGGAATCAGCGGAACAGTTACTTGATTTGGATTTTTTTGGATACTCAGTAGGGGGATTAAGTGTTGGTGAAGATAAAGAAACACTGTATAGCCTGTCTGCGGAGACTGTTCAGCATATCCCGGTCGCTAAGCCCAGATATTTAATGGGTGTGGGCTCTCCGCAGGATGTAGAATTTGCTATAAAACAAGGTTATGATATGTTCGATTGTGTCTTACCTACCAGGATCGCCCGTCATGGAGCCTTTTTTTCGAAAGAAGGTAATCTCAGTATCAAGAAAAAAGAATTTGAATTCGATTCACAACCCTTGGAAGTGGGTTGTGATTGTTACACATGTGCAAATTATTCGAGAGCATATTTGCGGCATTTGTGGAGAAATAAAGAATTTAACGCTATGACCCTGATATCGATCCATAACATAAGATATCTGATAAAGATGATTCAGGGCATTAAAGAACAAATAATTAATGAATAG
- the budA gene encoding acetolactate decarboxylase, whose protein sequence is MKILKTGLILVLCISLISCSGRQAKIPVIYQFSTIQALMNGQLEGKLSFKELKKHGNTGMGTFEGLDGEMIELDNHFYQIKADGSVNKVKDTLKTPFATVIYFHPVQEQNVSESMTLKQFTDKLEKETKAENSFYVIKITGLFSTMKTRSVPKQEKPYPGLAEVVKKQSVFDFDNIQGTVVGFKMPKYIGGVNAPGFHFHFISKDKKNGGHVLDMKIAKVKVEIEPIKKIKITLN, encoded by the coding sequence ATGAAAATTTTAAAAACAGGTCTTATTTTAGTTTTATGTATAAGCTTAATCAGCTGTTCAGGCAGGCAGGCTAAAATTCCTGTAATCTATCAGTTTTCCACCATACAAGCGCTGATGAACGGTCAGCTGGAAGGCAAGCTGAGTTTTAAAGAGCTTAAGAAACACGGCAATACAGGCATGGGAACTTTTGAAGGTCTGGACGGTGAGATGATCGAGTTGGATAACCATTTTTATCAGATCAAAGCAGACGGCAGTGTGAACAAAGTAAAAGATACATTAAAAACTCCTTTTGCTACGGTTATTTATTTTCATCCGGTCCAGGAGCAAAATGTCTCAGAATCAATGACCTTAAAGCAGTTTACAGATAAGCTGGAAAAAGAAACCAAAGCTGAAAATTCTTTTTATGTTATCAAGATAACCGGACTTTTTTCTACCATGAAAACCAGAAGCGTGCCCAAACAGGAAAAGCCCTATCCGGGTCTGGCAGAAGTTGTCAAAAAACAGTCTGTTTTTGATTTTGATAATATCCAGGGTACGGTTGTAGGCTTTAAAATGCCTAAATATATCGGAGGGGTGAACGCGCCCGGTTTCCATTTCCATTTTATTTCCAAAGACAAAAAAAATGGCGGTCATGTGCTGGATATGAAAATAGCGAAGGTAAAAGTAGAGATAGAACCGATTAAAAAGATCAAAATTACTTTAAATTAG
- a CDS encoding homoserine dehydrogenase: protein MVNIALIGSGIVGSGVIHIYKHNFQKLRENAKKEIVLKTICDLDFNKCPHDLSSFKLSKDWKEVVADPDIQIVVELIGGEEPAKSIIKAALQNHKSVVTANKLVLAKYGKELLELAVANGVDILYEASVGGAIPIISPLKRTLVPNNIMGIYGIVNGTTNYILTKMHEKNARYHEVLKDAQKLGYAEADPTSDVGGFDSQYKLAILSSVAFQAEINYQDILVEGITDVSPNDILYIREFDLVIKLVAIARMDNGQLELRVHPVALNRKHPLASVNDVYNAIYVVGDAVGDIMFSGQGAGGIPTASSVWADILDIVNDTPYKTGRIQKIKIKAHDDIKSEYYFRFRVKDKPGVLAEISGVFAKYEISIKNAMQKGLGDGAELVIISHVIQEKYKNLAVGEIKNLSSVKKVSSVIRVGI from the coding sequence ATGGTAAATATAGCTCTGATCGGGTCCGGGATAGTGGGTTCCGGAGTAATTCATATCTACAAACATAATTTCCAGAAGCTCAGGGAAAATGCCAAAAAAGAGATTGTTTTGAAGACCATATGTGACCTGGACTTCAATAAATGTCCACATGATTTGAGTTCATTCAAATTAAGCAAAGACTGGAAGGAAGTGGTTGCTGATCCCGATATACAAATTGTTGTGGAATTGATTGGTGGAGAAGAGCCGGCCAAAAGTATTATCAAAGCAGCCTTGCAAAATCATAAAAGTGTTGTTACAGCCAATAAGCTGGTATTGGCTAAATATGGCAAAGAATTGCTGGAGTTGGCCGTGGCCAACGGCGTGGACATTCTCTACGAGGCTTCCGTGGGAGGCGCGATCCCGATTATTTCTCCTTTAAAAAGGACCTTGGTGCCCAATAATATTATGGGTATATATGGGATAGTAAACGGTACAACAAATTATATCCTGACCAAGATGCATGAGAAAAACGCCCGCTATCACGAGGTCTTAAAAGACGCGCAGAAGCTGGGCTATGCCGAAGCCGATCCTACTTCGGACGTGGGCGGATTTGATTCTCAGTACAAACTGGCTATTTTGTCATCTGTGGCTTTCCAAGCTGAAATTAATTATCAGGACATACTGGTTGAAGGTATTACTGATGTTTCGCCCAACGATATTCTCTATATCAGAGAGTTCGATCTTGTCATTAAATTAGTCGCTATTGCCAGAATGGACAATGGTCAGCTTGAGCTACGCGTTCATCCAGTGGCCTTAAACCGCAAACATCCGCTGGCTTCGGTCAACGATGTTTATAACGCCATTTATGTGGTTGGCGACGCGGTTGGAGATATAATGTTTTCAGGACAGGGCGCTGGCGGAATACCTACAGCTTCTTCAGTTTGGGCCGATATTCTGGATATTGTTAATGATACTCCCTATAAAACCGGTAGAATTCAGAAAATAAAAATCAAGGCGCATGATGATATAAAATCCGAATATTATTTTCGTTTCAGGGTAAAAGATAAACCCGGCGTGCTGGCCGAGATCAGCGGAGTATTCGCCAAATATGAGATCAGCATAAAAAACGCCATGCAAAAAGGGCTTGGCGATGGCGCCGAACTGGTTATTATCTCGCATGTGATACAGGAAAAATATAAAAATCTGGCTGTGGGGGAAATCAAGAATCTGAGCAGTGTAAAGAAAGTCAGCAGCGTAATACGGGTAGGAATTTAG
- a CDS encoding radical SAM protein, which yields MTNLRIIWDITSRCNFSCKHCYFKASPNDEQKEFSLEQSKIFLQQVADAGIKHVSLTGGEPLLRKDILEILGFGKSLGLSFSLATNGVLCTEEILQELKRIGIRSIQISLDGPDKTTNLQIRGNSEIDYYLAIKAMRMARDLGYTVTMGVLQHKLTLDRVPEFLALAEALGVHYLRYSAIIPVYYKELKKDYNAILPDIEQQKRFYEYVRNVSQKKVRILLDCPCGPVWEGQKHYCTAGKHSVYVNAKGEVFPCSTLAFDEFSFGNVLNGSLGEILNKGVEFRQTVTKKDKKGKCGKCANDSCSGGCPGLIYAFSKRLYLSNPFCSFYVKQSENKEVQAVNNNDIKKSVRKSIIVLSHKDEQHARHIKKLLEEKGEESYFLDWRQFPENIQLSYSPTQSFRSGLIIDNSEIDVKSVFWRWYHSPVVHTSGPDYQIDLKNAEAAIKGFMGQLDCLWVNPPDSYYLHWCKPLQLTKFREAGLPLPKTLITNNLGDIREFLGTYKTSIIHKPVQGGYHTQLYSTQEEEEFAQNLKTLPVTIQEYIEGSDIRVYIIGQKLYAVKIVTDAVDFRNDKQHKLERIDIPEVLAQQCWTAAQVSGYVFTAIDIKQDKNGNYFFLEANPSPMFMHVENVTDYPISKDLTDLLCGGK from the coding sequence ATGACCAATCTCCGTATCATCTGGGATATCACTTCTCGCTGTAATTTCAGCTGTAAACATTGCTACTTTAAAGCTTCGCCGAATGACGAACAAAAAGAGTTCAGCCTTGAACAATCAAAAATTTTTTTACAACAAGTCGCAGATGCCGGGATAAAACATGTTTCACTTACCGGTGGCGAACCTCTGTTACGTAAAGATATTCTGGAAATTCTAGGTTTTGGAAAATCTTTGGGACTATCTTTTTCTTTAGCGACTAATGGGGTGCTTTGCACAGAAGAAATCCTTCAGGAACTAAAAAGAATCGGCATACGAAGCATCCAAATCAGTCTGGACGGGCCGGATAAAACCACTAATTTGCAAATCAGGGGTAATTCGGAAATTGACTATTACCTGGCAATTAAAGCTATGAGAATGGCTCGTGATCTGGGATATACAGTGACAATGGGGGTTCTTCAACACAAACTCACATTGGACAGGGTCCCGGAATTTCTGGCTTTGGCCGAAGCGCTGGGTGTGCATTATCTACGTTACTCGGCAATAATTCCGGTTTATTATAAGGAATTAAAAAAAGATTATAATGCTATTTTACCTGACATTGAGCAGCAAAAACGTTTTTACGAATATGTTCGAAATGTTTCTCAAAAAAAAGTAAGGATTTTGCTGGACTGCCCCTGCGGCCCAGTATGGGAAGGGCAGAAACATTATTGTACAGCCGGCAAACATTCGGTTTATGTTAATGCGAAAGGTGAAGTTTTTCCCTGCTCAACCCTGGCTTTCGATGAGTTTTCGTTCGGTAATGTCTTAAACGGCTCGCTGGGAGAAATTTTAAACAAAGGTGTTGAGTTCAGGCAGACAGTTACGAAAAAAGACAAAAAAGGCAAGTGCGGCAAGTGCGCTAATGATTCCTGCAGCGGTGGTTGCCCGGGGCTTATCTATGCTTTTTCCAAAAGACTGTATTTATCCAATCCTTTTTGTTCTTTTTATGTAAAACAATCAGAAAACAAAGAGGTGCAAGCCGTAAATAATAATGATATAAAAAAATCCGTAAGAAAATCAATAATAGTTTTAAGCCATAAAGACGAACAGCATGCCCGGCACATTAAAAAATTATTGGAAGAAAAAGGGGAAGAATCATACTTTCTTGACTGGAGACAGTTTCCTGAAAATATTCAGCTATCATATTCACCTACTCAGAGTTTTCGCAGCGGACTTATTATCGATAATTCTGAAATAGACGTTAAAAGTGTATTCTGGCGCTGGTATCACAGCCCTGTCGTTCATACAAGCGGGCCCGATTATCAGATTGACTTAAAGAATGCTGAAGCTGCTATAAAAGGGTTTATGGGACAACTGGACTGTCTTTGGGTTAATCCGCCGGACAGCTACTATCTGCATTGGTGCAAACCTTTGCAGCTGACAAAGTTCAGAGAAGCAGGTCTACCATTGCCAAAAACTCTTATTACCAATAATTTAGGAGATATCAGGGAATTTTTGGGAACCTATAAAACTTCAATTATTCATAAGCCGGTACAGGGTGGATATCACACTCAACTATACAGCACACAGGAAGAGGAAGAATTTGCCCAAAATTTAAAAACGTTACCGGTCACTATTCAGGAATATATTGAAGGATCAGATATCCGGGTTTACATAATCGGCCAAAAACTTTATGCCGTGAAAATAGTGACTGATGCTGTGGACTTTCGTAACGACAAACAGCATAAACTGGAACGTATAGATATACCAGAAGTCTTGGCTCAGCAGTGCTGGACAGCTGCACAGGTTTCAGGATATGTGTTTACGGCAATTGATATCAAACAGGACAAAAATGGAAATTATTTTTTTCTGGAAGCCAATCCCAGTCCCATGTTCATGCATGTGGAAAATGTTACAGATTATCCTATAAGCAAGGATTTAACGGATCTTCTTTGTGGCGGCAAATAG
- a CDS encoding LysM domain-containing protein yields MCALQVSEKSAIKNKSGTLVNYAINPGEQYEVHKNDSLWKIAKRLKKEHPGLQTTSIIDIVDSLDSANKLENRNKLRIGQSLNIPTIEVFQGKAQPEPKKTPKPADEVTQNLMKLNFSALQKDLKVKKGDTLSQILFNAISIKGNPENKEIWENFLETNGLTRT; encoded by the coding sequence ATGTGTGCTTTACAGGTATCAGAAAAATCAGCAATTAAAAATAAGTCAGGCACTCTAGTAAATTATGCAATTAATCCTGGAGAACAGTATGAAGTACACAAAAATGATTCTTTATGGAAAATAGCTAAGCGGCTCAAAAAAGAACATCCCGGATTACAAACTACCAGCATTATTGATATTGTTGATAGTCTGGATAGTGCCAACAAGCTGGAGAATAGAAATAAACTGCGCATCGGGCAAAGTCTGAATATTCCGACAATTGAAGTTTTCCAGGGGAAAGCTCAGCCTGAACCCAAAAAAACTCCAAAACCTGCAGATGAAGTCACACAAAATTTAATGAAGTTAAATTTCTCTGCCCTGCAAAAAGATTTAAAAGTAAAAAAAGGTGATACCTTGAGCCAAATACTTTTTAACGCCATTAGCATCAAAGGTAATCCGGAAAATAAAGAAATCTGGGAAAATTTTCTTGAAACTAATGGTCTGACAAGAACCCA